A section of the Sedimentisphaera cyanobacteriorum genome encodes:
- the hydE gene encoding [FeFe] hydrogenase H-cluster radical SAM maturase HydE gives MEKINRLIEKIKSEPPQTEDLAFLLAVEDKTEMQKIFDSADQVRREYCGDGILVRGIIEYTNYCRNRCLYCGLNKNNESIERYRLGKNEILESAEIIHKCGVKTAVLQGGEDPEISPDFIAEIVSEIKTRFGLAVTLSSGEWEREVYKLWKDAGADRYLLKIETTDKKLYEKYHPEMSFKNRLRCLEDLIDLGYQAGSGSLVGLKGQTPEILAKDILFFNRYGFDMLGMGLFIPHKQTELRSEKIGSLDMTLKMLALTRIVTKNTHLPATTATASFSDRDRRLDALRAGANVIMPNFTPGDVKKLYEIYPGKKCLTEEGVSPVDTVRQLADKTGRFVDLSYGHTLKWEYQQ, from the coding sequence ATGGAAAAAATAAACCGTTTAATAGAAAAAATAAAATCAGAACCCCCGCAGACAGAAGATCTCGCCTTTCTTCTGGCAGTGGAAGATAAAACTGAAATGCAGAAAATATTCGACTCTGCCGACCAAGTGCGGCGGGAGTATTGCGGAGACGGAATCCTCGTACGCGGGATAATTGAATACACAAATTACTGCCGAAACAGGTGCCTTTACTGCGGGCTGAATAAAAACAACGAATCTATAGAGCGTTATCGGCTTGGAAAAAATGAGATACTCGAATCTGCGGAGATTATTCACAAATGCGGCGTAAAAACCGCAGTTCTTCAGGGCGGGGAAGACCCAGAGATAAGCCCTGATTTTATTGCTGAAATTGTAAGCGAGATAAAGACGAGATTCGGACTCGCTGTAACACTCTCCTCAGGCGAATGGGAAAGAGAAGTTTACAAGCTCTGGAAGGATGCCGGCGCAGACAGGTATCTTTTGAAGATTGAAACTACGGACAAAAAGCTATATGAAAAGTATCATCCTGAGATGAGCTTTAAAAACAGGCTCAGATGCCTTGAAGACCTTATAGACCTCGGCTATCAGGCCGGCAGCGGAAGCCTCGTTGGCCTGAAAGGCCAAACCCCTGAGATACTCGCAAAAGACATCCTCTTCTTTAATCGATACGGATTTGATATGCTCGGAATGGGGCTTTTCATCCCGCACAAACAAACCGAGCTTAGGTCAGAAAAGATCGGCAGCCTTGATATGACGCTCAAAATGCTCGCCCTTACCCGAATAGTTACGAAAAATACGCACCTGCCCGCAACCACGGCTACCGCAAGCTTCTCAGACCGCGACCGAAGGCTCGATGCCCTCAGGGCCGGGGCGAATGTGATAATGCCGAACTTCACGCCCGGGGACGTAAAAAAGCTCTACGAGATATACCCGGGCAAAAAATGCCTTACAGAGGAAGGCGTCAGTCCTGTAGATACAGTAAGGCAGCTTGCAGATAAGACCGGAAGATTTGTGGATCTCTCTTACGGACATACACTGAAATGGGAGTATCAGCAATGA
- the mraY gene encoding phospho-N-acetylmuramoyl-pentapeptide-transferase, with protein MLFHLLNLFREQLESLGFYAYQEVTFRGLLAMITSFLVTFIFGKRIIKWLLSMKIKDVPDFNTKALNECMKNKRNTPTMGGIIILLSIFAGTLLWARLDNPFVRKAMFIMIWFGLLGGVDDWLKLKQKGKTRDGLLTHEKAIFQIAGALLVSLFVYFDLENIPDAPMLWLPFYKQGIHLPVWLFVILAFCYITATSNAVNLTDGMDGLAAGCTAVVAASLAFLCFVASEKMGRGSDMYWAKYLLLPHIPQAGELSVFFASMFGAILGFLWYNCSPAMVFMGDTGSLPLGAAVGYGALVTRNEVLLLIIGGVFMMELFSVMLQVGYFKYTKHKFGKGRRVFECAPLHHHFNLKGWKEEQVVVRFWLIGAICAAIAMLTLKIR; from the coding sequence ATGCTCTTCCATTTACTGAACCTTTTCAGAGAACAGCTCGAATCATTAGGCTTCTACGCCTATCAGGAAGTAACATTCCGGGGTCTGCTTGCAATGATAACCAGCTTCCTTGTAACATTCATCTTCGGCAAGCGTATAATCAAATGGCTGCTTTCGATGAAGATAAAGGACGTGCCGGATTTCAACACTAAGGCTCTCAATGAGTGTATGAAGAACAAACGCAACACTCCCACGATGGGCGGCATAATCATTTTGCTCTCAATCTTCGCAGGCACGCTTCTCTGGGCAAGGCTGGACAATCCCTTTGTCCGCAAGGCGATGTTTATTATGATATGGTTCGGCCTTCTTGGCGGCGTTGACGACTGGCTCAAGCTCAAGCAGAAGGGCAAAACACGAGACGGCCTTCTCACGCACGAAAAGGCAATATTTCAGATAGCCGGCGCGCTTCTTGTATCGCTGTTTGTATATTTTGATCTGGAAAACATCCCCGATGCCCCGATGCTGTGGCTGCCGTTCTACAAGCAGGGAATACACCTTCCTGTATGGCTTTTCGTTATCCTCGCATTCTGCTACATAACAGCAACGAGCAACGCAGTGAACCTAACAGACGGTATGGACGGGCTCGCTGCCGGATGCACGGCGGTTGTAGCAGCCTCGCTGGCGTTTTTGTGTTTTGTAGCAAGCGAGAAGATGGGCAGAGGCAGTGATATGTACTGGGCGAAGTATCTCCTGCTTCCGCATATACCGCAGGCGGGAGAGCTTTCGGTTTTTTTCGCCTCAATGTTCGGAGCGATTCTCGGCTTCCTCTGGTACAACTGCAGTCCTGCGATGGTATTTATGGGCGATACCGGCTCGCTCCCGCTCGGAGCGGCTGTAGGATACGGCGCACTCGTAACCCGAAATGAAGTTCTGCTTCTGATAATCGGCGGAGTATTTATGATGGAGCTCTTCAGCGTGATGCTGCAAGTGGGATACTTTAAATACACCAAACACAAGTTCGGCAAGGGAAGGCGTGTATTCGAATGCGCCCCACTGCACCACCATTTCAACCTCAAGGGCTGGAAAGAAGAGCAGGTGGTTGTTCGATTCTGGCTGATTGGGGCAATCTGCGCCGCTATCGCTATGCTGACACTGAAAATCAGATAA
- a CDS encoding DNA polymerase ligase N-terminal domain-containing protein yields the protein MRFVLIEHKCPYTNDHFDLMLERENHLETYRVEELSDLTRTARMIVKIKDHDKKFLTYEGPVNKGKGYARRADQGEYITLEGEKLKFTGRILSGIFRISSAEGENYLLEPVSKA from the coding sequence ATGAGATTTGTACTTATAGAACATAAATGCCCGTACACCAATGACCATTTCGATCTTATGCTCGAAAGGGAAAACCATCTGGAAACGTACCGTGTTGAGGAGCTTTCAGATTTAACGCGAACAGCCAGAATGATCGTTAAAATCAAAGACCACGACAAAAAATTCCTCACATACGAAGGGCCGGTGAACAAGGGCAAGGGTTATGCACGAAGAGCAGACCAGGGGGAATACATCACGCTGGAAGGGGAAAAATTAAAATTCACAGGCAGGATATTGAGCGGGATTTTCCGAATAAGCTCTGCTGAAGGTGAAAACTACCTGCTTGAGCCGGTTTCAAAAGCCTAA
- the ribF gene encoding riboflavin biosynthesis protein RibF, which translates to MKVFKVDESFQSKAKSILTIGNFDGIHRGHRHIINKCFEAAEELDAEKITAVTFEPHPVYLLKPDKAPKIITPLEMKANLLEKAGVDELAVITDSTRLLNMAPEEFAKDFLTGRFNPAAIVEGCDFRFGYSRSGDIDTLKELGKVHGFRACCEELAELEFSVGRRRVSSSLIRGFIEQGLAEDAMKALWRPYRLIGEVVPGRGIGRQIGFPTANINPTMQIRPSDGVYTGFVQIGESREEVCRIDRQKLQPSVYSIGRARTFEQGNPILTEAHLLQSSRELEEGLEGRWMAMDFIAKLREQRVFPNKDKLAEQIDADCRRAEKILSEDKKSLYND; encoded by the coding sequence ATGAAAGTGTTTAAGGTTGATGAAAGCTTTCAGTCCAAAGCCAAAAGCATTCTCACAATAGGAAATTTCGACGGCATCCACAGAGGCCACAGGCATATAATAAATAAATGTTTTGAAGCGGCAGAAGAATTAGATGCAGAGAAAATTACCGCGGTAACATTCGAGCCGCATCCTGTTTACCTTCTCAAACCCGATAAAGCTCCGAAGATAATTACCCCGCTAGAGATGAAGGCGAACCTTCTGGAAAAGGCTGGGGTTGATGAGCTCGCTGTTATTACAGACAGCACTCGGCTTTTAAATATGGCACCGGAAGAATTTGCCAAGGATTTTCTTACCGGCAGATTCAATCCTGCAGCTATAGTAGAGGGGTGCGATTTTCGCTTCGGATACTCAAGGAGCGGCGATATAGACACGCTGAAGGAGTTAGGGAAAGTTCACGGCTTCAGGGCCTGCTGCGAAGAGCTTGCCGAGTTAGAATTCTCGGTAGGCAGGCGAAGGGTTTCAAGCTCTTTGATACGTGGATTTATCGAACAGGGGCTTGCAGAGGATGCTATGAAAGCTCTATGGCGTCCTTATAGGCTCATAGGCGAAGTTGTACCGGGGCGCGGGATTGGCCGCCAGATTGGTTTCCCAACAGCGAATATCAATCCGACTATGCAGATACGCCCTTCGGACGGAGTTTATACAGGATTTGTGCAGATAGGGGAAAGCCGTGAGGAGGTTTGCAGGATAGACAGGCAAAAGCTTCAGCCTTCAGTTTACAGCATCGGGCGGGCAAGAACCTTTGAACAAGGTAACCCCATCCTGACAGAAGCGCACCTTCTGCAAAGCAGCAGGGAGCTTGAGGAAGGCCTTGAAGGAAGATGGATGGCTATGGACTTTATCGCAAAGCTGCGTGAGCAGAGGGTGTTCCCGAATAAGGATAAGCTCGCAGAGCAGATAGATGCAGACTGCCGCAGAGCAGAAAAAATCCTCTCTGAAGATAAAAAAAGCTTATACAATGATTGA
- a CDS encoding ABC transporter ATP-binding protein — translation MIELKNITAKNADALILDNVSFSFKQGRRYVISGASGSGKTSLLMAIAGILPAFEGQILFEGEKIDHFSIGKLRRKIGFVSQEPELGSTAAIEAVLKPFEFKANKHKMPPREKVEQLAEKLALDKSILQKKNKFISGGEKQRLALIRAILLEKDVLLLDEPTSALDPESKERLLKLLGENEYTVLSVSHDPDWIGFCHEKLTMKEGRLLI, via the coding sequence ATGATTGAGCTGAAAAATATAACAGCAAAAAACGCTGATGCACTGATCCTCGATAATGTGAGCTTCTCTTTTAAGCAAGGCAGACGATATGTGATTTCCGGAGCGTCCGGTTCGGGAAAGACATCGCTTCTGATGGCAATCGCAGGCATTCTTCCGGCATTTGAAGGCCAGATTCTCTTTGAAGGCGAAAAGATTGATCATTTCTCTATAGGCAAACTGAGAAGAAAGATAGGATTTGTATCTCAGGAACCCGAGCTCGGCAGCACTGCGGCCATTGAAGCCGTGCTAAAGCCTTTCGAATTCAAGGCGAATAAACATAAAATGCCTCCGAGGGAGAAAGTGGAGCAGCTTGCTGAAAAACTCGCTCTGGATAAATCAATCCTGCAAAAGAAAAACAAATTCATCTCAGGCGGGGAGAAGCAGCGGTTAGCTCTAATAAGGGCGATTCTTCTTGAGAAAGACGTTCTTCTTCTGGATGAACCAACATCAGCCTTAGACCCCGAGAGCAAGGAAAGACTGCTCAAGCTCCTTGGCGAGAATGAATATACTGTGCTTTCTGTAAGCCACGACCCAGACTGGATCGGCTTCTGCCATGAAAAGCTTACAATGAAGGAAGGCAGGCTGCTGATATGA
- a CDS encoding ABC transporter permease yields MNSQTIEIGIWKLIFMYALLIPSLAIIIRYKLGLTKRAVIAIFRMTGQLLLVGIFLKYIFLFNNFLLNTAWLMVMLVAANLSVTSNAGLRKKYFFLPVLAGIAISTIIVASFLIILVIRPEPFYDARYFIPLTGMILGNSMRGNVLVLERFYTKMEESRKLYSSYLLMGATRSEAMRPFMTEALRASLIPTLTVIATVGIVSLPGVMTGQILGGSMPMTAIKYQIAIMIAIFITMTFTGYLNLKLTTLTTFDKFDNLKPDVLKEPEK; encoded by the coding sequence ATGAACAGTCAAACGATAGAGATTGGAATCTGGAAGCTTATTTTTATGTATGCCCTGCTGATCCCGTCGCTTGCGATAATAATCCGCTATAAGCTCGGTCTTACCAAGAGAGCTGTGATTGCGATATTTCGGATGACAGGCCAGCTTCTTCTGGTAGGGATTTTCCTGAAGTATATCTTCCTTTTCAATAATTTTCTGCTGAATACGGCATGGCTTATGGTTATGCTCGTTGCGGCAAATCTGAGCGTTACATCAAACGCAGGTCTGAGAAAGAAATATTTTTTTCTTCCCGTTCTCGCAGGAATCGCCATTTCCACGATAATTGTAGCCTCGTTTCTGATTATTCTGGTAATACGTCCCGAGCCGTTCTACGATGCGAGATATTTCATCCCGCTTACCGGTATGATTCTCGGCAACTCAATGCGCGGCAATGTGCTTGTGCTTGAGCGGTTCTACACGAAGATGGAAGAAAGCCGAAAGCTCTATTCAAGTTATCTGCTTATGGGAGCCACCCGCAGCGAAGCGATGAGGCCTTTTATGACCGAAGCCCTGAGAGCCTCGCTTATACCCACACTCACAGTAATTGCTACGGTTGGCATTGTTTCTCTTCCGGGCGTTATGACAGGCCAGATTCTCGGGGGCTCTATGCCCATGACTGCAATTAAGTATCAGATTGCGATAATGATTGCGATATTCATTACTATGACCTTTACCGGCTATCTGAACCTGAAACTTACCACGCTTACAACCTTTGACAAGTTCGACAATCTCAAGCCCGATGTATTGAAAGAGCCTGAGAAATGA
- a CDS encoding UDP-N-acetylmuramoyl-L-alanyl-D-glutamate--2,6-diaminopimelate ligase has product MDLSPALKYLKSIANPRVTSDSREVQSGDLFAAVKGGLADGHNFIRQAEQNGAGFIVYQNGNFTPGTPSLKIENSRKALGILSNFACGNPSDKLCCLAVTGTNGKTTTASLSKQLLEKAGIKTGLIGTVWNDLCGSEGKSQAFMTTPPADSLSRMLQKTAKNGGKAVCIEASSHALDQERLAGVKIEAAAFTNLSGEHLDYHKTLENYFAAKKKLFHRKPPISTAVINLDSPEGRQLAGELECRVIGYSLKNSKEAAMRAKEVSFSPSSARFKLCWDGRELPVQTRMTGRFNISNQLAAAGLALAAGLDIEQIAQGLKKCAPPKGRLERVPNEKGLNVFVDYAHTDDALENVLRTLRGVTEGRLITVFGCGGCRDKAKRPRMAEVSERYSDVSIITNDNPRTEDPDKILDEISEGFSSNENVLRLPDREKAIEKALSLARPEDAVLIAGKGHEEYQDCAEGRRDFSDTKTARMIMEK; this is encoded by the coding sequence ATGGATTTATCGCCTGCATTAAAATATCTCAAATCAATCGCCAATCCGCGTGTAACCAGCGATTCCCGTGAGGTTCAAAGCGGCGATTTGTTTGCAGCAGTTAAGGGCGGTCTCGCAGACGGACATAACTTTATTCGGCAGGCCGAGCAGAACGGAGCAGGCTTTATTGTTTATCAAAACGGCAATTTCACGCCTGGAACGCCCTCTCTTAAAATAGAGAATTCCCGCAAGGCCCTTGGAATCCTCTCCAACTTTGCCTGCGGAAATCCATCGGATAAACTCTGCTGCCTCGCTGTTACCGGCACAAACGGGAAAACAACCACTGCCTCGCTTTCCAAACAGCTGCTGGAAAAGGCAGGAATAAAGACAGGACTGATTGGAACGGTATGGAACGATCTATGCGGCAGCGAGGGGAAAAGCCAGGCGTTTATGACTACCCCTCCTGCCGACTCTTTATCCAGAATGCTGCAAAAAACAGCAAAAAATGGGGGGAAAGCTGTTTGCATAGAGGCAAGCAGTCATGCCCTCGATCAGGAAAGGCTCGCTGGGGTGAAGATTGAAGCCGCTGCTTTTACCAACCTCTCCGGCGAACATTTAGACTACCACAAAACGCTGGAGAATTATTTCGCCGCAAAGAAAAAGCTTTTCCACCGCAAACCGCCGATTTCCACTGCTGTAATAAATCTGGACTCACCGGAAGGCAGGCAGCTTGCAGGGGAACTGGAGTGCAGAGTAATCGGATATTCGCTGAAAAACAGCAAAGAAGCAGCGATGAGAGCAAAAGAGGTGAGCTTTTCGCCGTCTTCTGCCCGCTTCAAGCTATGCTGGGACGGCAGGGAATTGCCAGTGCAAACCCGAATGACAGGCCGCTTCAATATCAGCAATCAGCTTGCTGCAGCAGGGCTTGCTTTGGCAGCAGGGCTGGATATCGAACAAATCGCTCAGGGTTTGAAAAAATGCGCCCCGCCAAAGGGCAGGCTCGAGAGAGTGCCGAATGAAAAAGGGCTGAACGTGTTTGTGGATTATGCCCATACCGACGATGCCCTTGAAAATGTGCTGAGAACCCTTCGGGGAGTAACCGAAGGAAGGCTGATTACGGTTTTCGGGTGCGGAGGGTGCAGAGATAAGGCCAAGAGGCCTCGTATGGCAGAGGTAAGCGAAAGGTATTCGGATGTCTCTATCATCACAAACGACAACCCCCGAACAGAAGACCCCGATAAAATACTCGATGAGATAAGCGAGGGATTTTCATCAAATGAAAACGTTTTAAGGCTGCCGGACAGAGAAAAGGCGATTGAGAAGGCTTTAAGCCTTGCCCGTCCTGAAGATGCCGTACTTATAGCGGGCAAGGGGCACGAAGAATATCAGGACTGCGCCGAAGGCAGGCGTGATTTCAGCGACACAAAAACAGCAAGAATGATTATGGAAAAATGA
- a CDS encoding division/cell wall cluster transcriptional repressor MraZ yields the protein MAFLSGEYDHKIDPESNRVSLKVELKKMLTDTGFTGTYYLTLGERGVLCLYPEKVYEQFVFKGAPKNEGGEVKDDQIVAYERMNFGFATRCELDKQGRLLIPQRIRRRAVLGTDIVIVGVNDHLEIWDPDRWEAYAEQMLPVHNQQHGGARKAAFEEALSRKL from the coding sequence TTGGCTTTTTTGTCCGGAGAATACGATCATAAGATAGACCCCGAATCCAACAGGGTTAGTCTGAAGGTTGAGCTCAAGAAGATGCTCACCGATACCGGCTTCACCGGGACATACTATCTCACCCTCGGAGAGCGAGGGGTTCTCTGCCTATATCCTGAAAAAGTGTACGAGCAGTTTGTCTTCAAGGGCGCCCCCAAAAACGAAGGGGGTGAGGTGAAGGATGATCAAATCGTGGCTTATGAGAGGATGAATTTCGGTTTTGCCACAAGGTGCGAGCTCGATAAACAGGGACGTTTACTTATCCCCCAGCGGATAAGGCGAAGAGCAGTACTCGGGACAGATATAGTTATTGTGGGTGTGAACGATCATCTCGAAATATGGGATCCGGACAGATGGGAAGCCTATGCAGAGCAGATGCTCCCTGTTCACAATCAGCAGCACGGAGGTGCAAGGAAAGCCGCCTTCGAGGAAGCTTTGTCCCGAAAATTATGA
- a CDS encoding Maf family protein, which translates to MNSQKFILASASPRRRELLEEAGYIFDIVPSGVDEEGFKSAGLTPAGYTEKLAGAKAEAVAEDYPDIPVLGSDCIVELEGEIFEKPEDGRDAERIIRTLFSSPHNVITSVAVVLRSGGRKSVRTAITRIYPAKLTQEQISHHISTGKWRGRSGGYGVQDPHTEEYIEKIEGSFTNVVGLPMELTSEMLKEFGITPELQEN; encoded by the coding sequence ATGAACTCGCAGAAATTCATACTCGCCTCCGCCTCCCCGAGACGCAGAGAACTGCTTGAGGAGGCTGGATACATTTTCGATATTGTGCCTTCCGGCGTGGACGAAGAGGGCTTCAAATCCGCCGGCCTAACCCCCGCGGGCTACACCGAAAAGCTTGCAGGGGCCAAGGCTGAGGCTGTGGCAGAGGATTATCCGGATATCCCCGTGCTCGGTTCAGACTGCATTGTAGAGCTGGAAGGGGAGATCTTCGAAAAACCCGAGGATGGCAGGGATGCTGAGAGAATTATCAGAACGCTTTTCAGCAGTCCGCACAACGTTATAACATCAGTTGCTGTTGTGCTCAGGTCAGGCGGGAGGAAGAGCGTTCGCACAGCGATTACAAGAATCTACCCCGCCAAGCTTACTCAGGAACAGATCAGCCATCATATAAGTACAGGCAAATGGCGCGGCAGGTCTGGCGGCTACGGCGTTCAGGACCCGCACACCGAGGAATATATCGAGAAGATTGAAGGCAGCTTTACGAATGTTGTAGGTCTGCCGATGGAGCTAACAAGCGAAATGCTCAAGGAATTCGGTATTACACCCGAGCTTCAGGAGAATTAG
- a CDS encoding UDP-N-acetylmuramoyl-tripeptide--D-alanyl-D-alanine ligase → MMFSFSELADIVGDESSSEVDKAEIHGFCIDSRKITSGDCFIAIKGEQFDANRFAEEALSKGAAGAVLDNPEIARILREKYDNILLAQNSVEALGQIASAWRKKINAKVIAVTGSAGKTTTREMLKTILSKYRRTSGAGKSFNNQIGLPISILNARKDDEFLVLEAGTNAAGEIEKLSKIARPDIAVITCVLHAHIEGFGSLENVAQEKASIIKGLKPQGTLICKNQKELKDALTASSVNIQYFLLKSRPAGGENDIESFEINNDSSKITICGTEFQIPLPGRGNLENFLAARLAAIRCGLSDEQIKEASRGLKTEGGRLEIIRCGQAAVINDCYNSNPGSLANAAEVLASQNQEVKIAAAGDMKELGESSEEFHIQAGRKLREAGADKLFAFGVFAGSIVEGFGAEAGMAFNDYEALESSLLEELKGNEALLIKGSRSMRLERLIEPLISRIENINSYSKG, encoded by the coding sequence ATGATGTTTTCTTTTAGTGAGCTGGCAGATATAGTTGGAGATGAATCCTCGAGCGAAGTGGATAAAGCTGAGATTCACGGTTTCTGCATCGATTCTCGAAAAATCACTTCCGGCGACTGCTTCATAGCGATAAAAGGCGAACAATTCGATGCAAACCGCTTTGCTGAAGAGGCACTCAGCAAGGGAGCAGCAGGGGCAGTATTAGACAATCCCGAAATTGCCCGCATTTTGAGAGAAAAATATGATAACATTCTCCTTGCTCAAAACTCTGTAGAAGCTCTTGGTCAAATCGCCTCCGCCTGGCGGAAAAAGATAAACGCAAAGGTAATCGCTGTTACCGGCTCAGCAGGCAAAACCACAACCCGCGAGATGCTCAAGACGATCCTCTCGAAGTACCGCAGGACAAGCGGAGCGGGAAAAAGCTTCAACAACCAAATCGGCCTTCCAATAAGCATCCTCAACGCAAGAAAAGATGACGAATTTCTCGTTCTCGAGGCCGGCACTAACGCTGCCGGTGAAATAGAAAAGCTCTCAAAAATCGCAAGGCCTGATATCGCAGTTATCACCTGCGTTCTTCATGCACATATAGAAGGTTTCGGGTCTCTGGAAAACGTTGCTCAAGAGAAAGCCTCTATAATCAAAGGACTGAAACCGCAAGGCACATTAATCTGCAAAAATCAGAAGGAGCTTAAGGATGCCCTTACTGCAAGCTCGGTGAACATACAGTATTTCTTACTGAAAAGCCGCCCTGCCGGCGGAGAAAATGATATAGAAAGCTTTGAGATTAACAATGACAGCTCTAAAATAACAATCTGCGGAACGGAGTTCCAAATTCCGCTTCCGGGCAGAGGCAATCTCGAGAATTTTCTCGCCGCAAGGCTTGCAGCAATCCGCTGCGGACTAAGCGATGAACAGATAAAAGAAGCTTCCCGAGGATTAAAAACCGAAGGCGGAAGGCTCGAGATTATCCGCTGCGGACAGGCGGCAGTAATAAATGACTGCTACAATTCGAATCCGGGCTCGCTTGCAAATGCTGCTGAGGTTCTTGCCTCGCAGAACCAAGAGGTTAAGATTGCTGCTGCAGGCGATATGAAGGAGCTGGGAGAAAGCTCGGAGGAGTTTCATATTCAGGCGGGCAGAAAGCTCAGAGAGGCCGGCGCTGACAAGCTGTTTGCCTTTGGCGTTTTTGCAGGCAGTATCGTTGAGGGATTCGGAGCAGAGGCAGGGATGGCTTTTAATGATTACGAAGCTCTTGAGAGCTCTCTTTTGGAGGAGCTGAAAGGAAACGAAGCACTGCTAATAAAAGGCTCCCGTTCCATGCGGCTTGAAAGGCTTATAGAGCCTTTAATAAGCAGAATTGAAAATATAAACTCATATTCAAAGGGTTAA
- a CDS encoding rhomboid family intramembrane serine protease, with protein sequence MFIPIKTDVRITKPPLMNYFLIAVCIAVFLATYSPVEVKYGYKTFVEPLKPWADTFVLHSDQPKVWQFITYAFLHSNIVHIAGNMFFLFLFGNKINYRLGHIGYLCFFISGAIFAAVGYSYLHETAMLGASGAVAAVTGAYLILYPRSNITLMGWLFFYTFPIPAFWFILVKMVLIDNVIPANYVNSKVAYDAHLSGYAFGVVVTGFMLITRLLKSEGIDFHYMIKRWKRGRALRDSLQYEMKAAKSIRPEGQSSKYSSESYKLLNDSEQQICRLAAEGKIKDAADSYVSLLNNEHKSVLPENEQLDIANNLMGRGKAEQAEKAYKIFKANYPNYEYIEHIELMLGLLYSRYLNEPENAVKQLERACKKLSDPEQKKMCSNELKKAKKKL encoded by the coding sequence ATGTTTATACCTATTAAAACAGATGTAAGAATAACAAAGCCGCCGCTGATGAACTATTTCCTCATTGCGGTTTGCATTGCTGTATTTCTGGCTACATACTCGCCGGTGGAGGTGAAGTATGGGTATAAAACGTTTGTCGAACCGCTCAAGCCCTGGGCGGATACCTTCGTGCTTCACTCAGACCAGCCTAAGGTTTGGCAGTTTATCACTTATGCCTTCCTGCATTCGAATATAGTTCATATAGCGGGGAATATGTTTTTCCTGTTTCTCTTCGGGAACAAAATAAACTACCGGCTCGGACACATCGGCTATCTTTGCTTTTTTATATCCGGTGCGATATTCGCTGCAGTTGGATATTCTTACCTGCACGAAACTGCTATGCTCGGAGCGAGCGGGGCTGTAGCTGCGGTTACCGGCGCGTACCTTATCCTGTACCCCCGGAGCAATATTACGCTTATGGGGTGGCTGTTTTTCTACACTTTCCCAATACCTGCATTCTGGTTTATACTTGTGAAGATGGTTCTGATTGACAATGTAATACCGGCAAATTACGTCAATTCGAAAGTAGCCTATGATGCGCATCTTTCCGGATATGCCTTTGGGGTAGTGGTTACAGGTTTTATGCTTATTACAAGACTGCTCAAGAGCGAGGGTATAGATTTTCATTATATGATAAAGCGGTGGAAAAGAGGCAGAGCCCTGAGAGATTCTCTTCAGTATGAAATGAAGGCAGCCAAAAGTATCCGGCCTGAAGGACAAAGCAGTAAATACTCCTCAGAAAGCTATAAATTGCTTAACGACAGTGAACAGCAGATTTGCAGGCTGGCAGCTGAAGGAAAAATAAAAGATGCAGCAGACAGTTATGTAAGCCTGCTGAATAATGAGCATAAAAGCGTTCTTCCGGAAAATGAGCAGCTGGATATAGCAAACAATCTGATGGGCAGGGGGAAGGCGGAGCAGGCCGAAAAGGCGTATAAGATTTTTAAGGCAAACTATCCGAACTACGAATACATAGAACATATTGAGCTTATGTTGGGCCTGCTTTATTCCAGATACCTGAACGAACCGGAAAATGCTGTAAAACAGCTTGAAAGGGCTTGTAAAAAACTCAGCGATCCGGAGCAGAAGAAGATGTGCAGCAATGAACTCAAAAAGGCTAAGAAAAAGCTTTAG